The following is a genomic window from Crossiella equi.
AAGTGGACCTTCGCCGCGCCGCGCGAGCGGGTCGCGACGCTGCCGCTGCTCTCGGTGCGCTACACCCCGCCGGTGGACCTGAAGAACCTCTCGCCCGCCGGGAAAGAGGTCGTGGTACCGGTGTCGGTGTCGCTGCCGAGCGGCCCGGTGCGGGCCACCAGCCTGACCGTGGACTACTCCACCGACGACGGCGCCACCTGGCGGGCGGCCGAGGTCGCCAGGACCGAGGCGGGCTGGACCGCGACCGTGCCGAACCCGGCTTCGGGCGCGGTGTCCCTGCGCGCCAAGGCCTCCGACGGGTCGAGCTCGGTGGAGCAGACGATCGTGAAGGCCTACCAGGTGGGCTGAGCGAGGGGAGGTGCGGCCCGTCAGCTGGTGCCGGGCTGCACCTTCTGCTCGAACAGGTCGGCCACGGAGTTGGCGTCGGAGCGCACGCCGTCGGCCAGCACCACACCCAGCAGGGGGCGGTCGGCGACGGTGAAGATCACCCGGCCGCCCTTGGCCGACACCGTGGCCGAGTACCGCCCGCGCAGGCCGTTGCCCGCCCAGTCGGCCTCCACCCACTCGCCCTTGCCCGCGAACTCGCGCAGCTTGGCCACCACGCGGTCCCGGTCCTCGGTCGTGGCGACCTGGTAGTAGAGCACCTTGTTCTTGTCCGAGGTCTCACACGCGGCCTGCTGCCCGGTGATCTTGGTGAGCTCGGGGCTGAGCGCGTCGGCGGGGCCCTTCTCGCACTTGGCGGACTCGGCGAGGGCACCGGCGAGCTGCCGGGTGCAGCTGGTGAAACCCTTGTCGTCCATGCTGGGCTGGCCCTGGCACTCCTGCGCGGTGGGCAGTGCGGGACCGCTGAAGGCCCAGACGCCGAGCACCACGGCGAGCACCACGACCACCGCTGCGGCGATCCCGCCGACCAGGAGCTTGGGGTTGCGGGGCTTGGGGTTGCGGGGCTTGGGGTTGCGGGGCTTGGGCGCGGCCACGGCCTGCCCGGGGTAGCCGCCCCCGTGCGGGGCGTACCCCGGCTGCTGCTGCACCGGGTAGCCGGGCGGCGGCGTGGGCTGCCCGGGGTAGCCGGGGACCTGGGCGGGCTGCGTGACGTGCGCGGGTTGGGTCACGTGGGCGGGCTGGGTGACGTGCGGCTGCTGGTACCCGGGCGGCGCCTGGTGGGTGACCGCGGGCGGCATCTCCCCGGTCCGGATGGCCCCGCCGTCGTGGGGCACGTGGTGCACCCCCATGGCCACGGCCGTCTCGGGCTGGTCCAGGCTGGTCGGCACGACCCGCAACCGGTCGGCGATGAGCTGCGCGACCAAGGGGATCCGGCTGGACCCGCCCACCAGGTAGATCCCGGCCAGCTGCTCGGGCGTGACCCCGGCACGCTGGATGGTCGTCCCGAGCAGCTCGACACTGCGCAGCATGCTGGGCCGGATCAGTGCCTCCAGCTCGGCGCGGGAGACCAGGACGTCGGAGAACTCCTCCGGCATCGGCACCTCGGTCTGCTGGTGCCGGGACAGCACCTCCTTGGCCTCCCGGACGTCCTCCAGCAACGTCCGACGGGCCCGCCGGTCCGCGGTGGACTCGGGCCGCAACAACCGCTGCCACCGCCCGGGATCCCGGAAGGACACCTCCCGCCCGACGTGCACGAGCAGGGCGTGGTCGACATCGAGCCCCCCGAGATCGGGCAACCCGTCCTCGGCCAGCACCACAAAGCCCTCGTTGGTCACTCCGACCACGGCCACGTCGAAGGTCCCGGCCCCGAGGTCGTACACGGCGAGCGCCTGCCCGGGCGCGAGCTCCCGGTCCGGCACGGACGCGAAGTGCGCGGCGGCGGCGACGGGCTCGGGCACGAGCACGAGGTTGGGCCCGAGCCCGGCGAGCCGGGCGGCGGAGATGAGGGCGTTGCGCCGCACGGCCCCCCACTGCGCGGGGTGCGTGAGCCGAACCTCGTCGGGCATCCCACCGTTGAGCTGCCGCGACACCTCCTTGGCCACCCGCTCCAACACGGCGGCCAGGGCATCGGTCACCGTGAGCACGGTGGTCCCGAGGAGCAACGTGGTCTCGTCGATGCGCCGCTTCGGGTTGGGCTCGAACCGGGATGGATCGAGCCGCGCCTGCCGCTCGGCATCCCGCCCCACCAGGAGCGTGCCGTCCTCGTTAGCGTAGACGGCCGAGGGCATGGTGGCCGACCCGTCGACCTCGATCACCCGCGGCGGAAGACCACGAGTGGACAACACCGCGACGGTGTTGGATGTGCCCAGGTCGACTGACAGGACGCGCACAGGTCTTCCCTTCACCCGGCTAGCTGCGGGGGTGATGCTGCCATGTCCGAACGGAGCAGTGTGGGCGGATCCCCGAACTCGGGAACCGTGTCGGCCAGGCACAGCGCCTTTGGCGTTGGCCGCGGAGCAGCCGATCAAGAACCGGCGTTCCCAGGTCGTGCCCGAACGTGCATCTTCTCCCCCTGCGGCCCGAACAGGCTCAGAATCTCCACCGGCCCTTCCCCGGTAGACCCGAACCAGTGGGGCAACCGGGTGTCGAACTCCGCCGCCTCCCCGACCTTCAGCACGATGTCGTGATCGGCCAGCACCAACCGCAGTTTCCCGCTGAGCACGTACAGCCACTCATAACCCTCATGTGTCCGGGGATCCGGCTTGTCGCGCTTGGCCTCGATGACCATCTTGAACGCCTGCAAACCCCCCGGCTGCTGCGACAGCGGCAGGATCGTCGAGTCATGGTGCTTCATCGGCTTCAACCGCACCCGGGGATCCCCCACCGGCGGCGCCCCGACCAGCTCATCCAGCGGAACCTGGTGGGCGTGCGCGATCGGCAGCAGGAGCTCCAGGCTCGGCTTGCGCTGACCCGACTCCAGCCGCGACAGGGTGCTGACCGAGATACCCGTGGCCCGCGAGAGAGCCGCCAGGGTCGCGCCGCGCTGCTGCCGGATGTGTTTGAGCCTGGGGCCTACCGCCGCGAGCACGTCTTCCATCCATCTATTGCAGAAACAGCAACAAAGTTTGTCAAGTTGGCGGGGTCAGGCGCACCCTGGCCACCATGAGCGAGCACAAGCACGGCCACGGACATGGGCACGGCCACGGCCACGACGACGCCTTCGACTGGAGCCGGATGGCCGATCTCCTGGAGAACGAGGGCGAGGTGCACAGCCCGTACGTCCGCCAGGCCTTCGACGAGCTCCGCGACCTCAGGCCCCGCCGCGTCCTCGACATCGGTGCCGGACCCGGCGTCGCCGCCTGTCGGCTCGCCGAGGTGTTCCCCGAGGCCGAGGTGGTCGCCGTCGACGGCAGTGCCGAGCTGCTCCACCGGGCACAGGACCGCGCCAAGCGGCTCGGCGTCCGGCTCACCACCGTCCAGGCCGAGTTCCCCGACGACCTCGCCTCGCTCGGGGAGGCCGATCTCGTGTGGTCCGGGCAGGTCGTGCACCACGTCGGGGACCAGCTCGGCACGCTCCGGCAGCTCGCCGGGCTGCTGCGACCGGGTGGGGTGCTGGCCATCGTCGAGGGTGGGTTGCCCGCCCGGTTCCTGCCCCGCGACCTCGGGTTCGGGACGCCCGGCTTCCAGGTCCGGCTCGACCTGGCGCAGAACGAGCGGTTCAACCGGATGCGGGAGGAGCTGCCCGGGACGGTTCGGGTGGTGGAGCACTGGCCCGCTCTGCTCCTCGAGGCCGGGCTGGTCCAGGCGCGTACGCGCACCTTCCTGGTTGAGCACCAGGCGCCCGTGGCCGACGGGGTTCGGGAGCACGTGCGGAAGCTGCTGGAGCGGTACGAGTCGCTGGCCGGGGAACAGCTGTCCGAAGAGGACGCCACGACCCTGGCCCGGCTGCTCGACCCCGCCGATCCCGCCGGGGTGGACAACCGGGCTGACGTGTTCTTGACCACCGCCAAGTCGGTGCACTACGGGCGCAAACCCTGACCTGGTGGCATGCTGGCCGTCGTGTTGTGGAACGTCATCAGCGGTGTGCTCGCCGTGGTCGCGATCGCCCTGCTCGTCTTCGGCCAGTCCGGCACCGCCACCGCGCTGCTCTTGGTCGCCGTGGTCATGAGCATGATCGGGTCCTACCAGGCGACGAAGAAGCGGGAACGGGAGTTCCGGGCACGGTTTCACTCGGTCGAGCGGATTCTGGAGACGCATGACCTCGATGAGGTGAAGGAGCTCCGGGCGGAGCGGGGTGAGGTGGTCGCGGTGCGGGCCGTCCGGCGGCACTTCCCCGGTATCTCGCTCACCGACGCGGTCGCACTCGTGCGCGCGCTGTAACAACGGCGCCAGCCGGTCCGACGGCCGGGTGTGACTCCTCGTCGCCACCCGGTCGCGGGCCGCCGCCAGCCCCACCCGGCCGCGGGCCGTCCCCGGTACCGCCGACCCGGGTTCCTCGCCGGGGCCGTCGCCGCGGTCAGCCTGCTCGTCGCCGTCATCGCGCTCTGGCCCGCCTTCGGCAGCTACCTGGCCCTGGACAGCAGCCTGTCCGTGGCCAAGGTGGCCGTGGCGGACAGGCAGGCCGAGTACTCCGCCCGGGACGTCGAGGCAGGCACCGCCACCGACGGCAAGGCCGACGTCGCCACCCTCGACATCACCCTGGCCAACGCGGGCCAGCGCGCGGGCGTGGTCAACCGGGTCGAGCTCCGGGTGCACAACGTCTGGGCCCCGGCCTGCGGCGGGGGCGGCGGGCTGACCACCAGCGTGCGCTACGACTTCCTGCTGCCCGGCGACATCGCGGGCCTGCCCAAACCGCACCCGCTGTCCCGCACCGCACCCCAGTTCCAGGTGGAGGGCCTCAAGAACGACGTGCTCGGCATCTCGGTCGGGCCCGAGCACCTCGGCGAGCTGGCCTGGAACTGGCTCGTCGACTTCTCCGTGACGCTGCACCAGAACGACGGCCCGCCCCTGGACGCCGGGCGCGCGGTGCTCATGGACCGCGACCGCCTCGACGACGTGCTCAACCTGGTCGGCACCTTCGACCACTACGGCGACGCGAACATGATCGCCACCAACAAGGAGTGCGCCTACCGGGCGGTGCGCACCCTGGACACCGCGCTCGCGGTGCCCACCGACCGCAAGTCCCCGGCCATCCAGGAGCTCCGCGACGGCCTGGCCGAGCTCGGCTACGCCCCCGGCGCGCCCGCCCCCACCACCTCGGCGGCGCCGTCCGGTCCGATGGACTCCATCCCGCTCAGCACCCCGGCCGCGCCCACCCCCTCCGCCGCGCCCGGTTCCCCGCCGGACCAGCGCCGCTGGGTCGCCCAGCTCGCCTCCCTGCCCGGCGAGACCACCCCGGCCGAACGGGAACGCGCCCGCGCCGACCACCAGCACCGCCTCGGCGCCGAGGTCAAGGTGCTGGAGAGCAGCCGCTACCCGTCCCTGGTGCCCGGCTACTGGGTGCTCTACCAGCCCGGCCCGTTCCCCGACGGCAGCGCGGCGCTGGCCTTCTGCCACGACCGGGGCTTCCGCACGGAGAGCTCCTGCGTCGGCCGCTATCTCGGTACCAGCCCCGAGCAACGCGTGCTCACCTGCCCGTTCTCGGCCAACGGAAGCCGCCGCAACTGCTACGGACCGGTCTGACGCGCGGATTGTCGGGGTCCCGGGCAAGGATGGGGGCATGTCCGTCCTGCCCATGTTCTCCCCCGCGACCCGGAGCTGGTTCGAGGGTGCCTTCGCCGCGCCCACCGACGCCCAGCTCGGCGCGTGGCGGGCCGTGGCCGCGGGGCAGCACGCGCTGGTCGTCGCGCCGACCGGCTCCGGCAAGACCCTGGCCGCGTTCCTGTGGGCGCTGGACCGCCTGGCCACCGACCCGGTGCCCGCGGAGGTCCGCCACCGCTGCCGCGTCCTCTACGTCTCCCCGCTCAAGGCCCTGGCCGTCGACGTCGAGCGCAACCTGCGCGGGCCGCTCGCGGGCATCCGCCAGGCCAGCCACCGCCTCGACCTGCCCGAACCCTCGATCTCGGTGGGCATGCGCACCGGCGACACCCCGGCCGAGGAGCGGCGCGCGTTCACCCGCCGCCCGCCGGACATCCTGGTCACCACGCCCGAGTCGCTGTTCCTGCTGCTCACCTCGGCCGCCCGCGACTCGCTGCGCGGGGTGCACACGGTCATCGTCGACGAGGTGCACGCCATGGCGGGCGGCAAGCGCGGCGCCCACCTCGCGCTGTCCCTGGAACGCCTCGACGAGCTGCTGGAGCGCCCGGCCCAGCGCATCGGCCTGTCCGCCACCGTGCGGCCGGTCGAGGAGATCACCGCCTTCCTCGCGGGCGGGCGCCCGGTCGAGGTGGTCAAGCCGAAGACGCCCAAGACCATCGAGGTCCGGGTCGAGGTGCCGGTCGAGGACATGGCCACGCTCGGCGAGCCCACCGGTGAGGTCAGCGGGTCCGCCGCGGGCGGTGAGCAGCGCACCTCGATCTGGCCCGCGGTCGAGGAACGCGTGCTCCAGCTGGTGCGCGCGCACCGCTCCACCATCGTCTTCGCCAACTCCCGGCGGCTGGCCGAACGCCTCACCGCCCGGCTGAACGAGCTGGCCACCGAGCCCGACGAGCGCGTCGAGCCCGACCGCTTCCCCGCCGGGGCCATCGGCGGCTCCGGTATGACCACCGGCGCGCACCCG
Proteins encoded in this region:
- a CDS encoding Hsp70 family protein; amino-acid sequence: MRVLSVDLGTSNTVAVLSTRGLPPRVIEVDGSATMPSAVYANEDGTLLVGRDAERQARLDPSRFEPNPKRRIDETTLLLGTTVLTVTDALAAVLERVAKEVSRQLNGGMPDEVRLTHPAQWGAVRRNALISAARLAGLGPNLVLVPEPVAAAAHFASVPDRELAPGQALAVYDLGAGTFDVAVVGVTNEGFVVLAEDGLPDLGGLDVDHALLVHVGREVSFRDPGRWQRLLRPESTADRRARRTLLEDVREAKEVLSRHQQTEVPMPEEFSDVLVSRAELEALIRPSMLRSVELLGTTIQRAGVTPEQLAGIYLVGGSSRIPLVAQLIADRLRVVPTSLDQPETAVAMGVHHVPHDGGAIRTGEMPPAVTHQAPPGYQQPHVTQPAHVTQPAHVTQPAQVPGYPGQPTPPPGYPVQQQPGYAPHGGGYPGQAVAAPKPRNPKPRNPKPRNPKLLVGGIAAAVVVVLAVVLGVWAFSGPALPTAQECQGQPSMDDKGFTSCTRQLAGALAESAKCEKGPADALSPELTKITGQQAACETSDKNKVLYYQVATTEDRDRVVAKLREFAGKGEWVEADWAGNGLRGRYSATVSAKGGRVIFTVADRPLLGVVLADGVRSDANSVADLFEQKVQPGTS
- a CDS encoding helix-turn-helix domain-containing protein; this translates as MEDVLAAVGPRLKHIRQQRGATLAALSRATGISVSTLSRLESGQRKPSLELLLPIAHAHQVPLDELVGAPPVGDPRVRLKPMKHHDSTILPLSQQPGGLQAFKMVIEAKRDKPDPRTHEGYEWLYVLSGKLRLVLADHDIVLKVGEAAEFDTRLPHWFGSTGEGPVEILSLFGPQGEKMHVRARPGNAGS
- a CDS encoding class I SAM-dependent methyltransferase produces the protein MSEHKHGHGHGHGHGHDDAFDWSRMADLLENEGEVHSPYVRQAFDELRDLRPRRVLDIGAGPGVAACRLAEVFPEAEVVAVDGSAELLHRAQDRAKRLGVRLTTVQAEFPDDLASLGEADLVWSGQVVHHVGDQLGTLRQLAGLLRPGGVLAIVEGGLPARFLPRDLGFGTPGFQVRLDLAQNERFNRMREELPGTVRVVEHWPALLLEAGLVQARTRTFLVEHQAPVADGVREHVRKLLERYESLAGEQLSEEDATTLARLLDPADPAGVDNRADVFLTTAKSVHYGRKP